AATCAGCAGATCTGCTTGCTTTCTAGAAACCTAAACGTGGCTGCATTGTTAATTCTCCCAAATTACGGCACATTGTCTCTTAATAAGAGAACGACGAGGTCATGCGGATAAGCTTTTGCAAACTTTTACACTGAAAATGGAATTGATAGCGTTCTGCTAACTGGGATATGTTTCAACTTATTGCATTAGTGTTTGACCCTTCGAGAGCTTTTTATCAGCCAAAGACCCCAGCTAAAACATATAGCGACCGTTACCAAGGTCCAAGAAGCTAAAAATATCTGTACCGACATGTAGATATTAGGGAAATGTCTTACCCCCTCAATCTCGGGACCTAACATTTGAATACGAATGACAGCCATAATTAAGGTTAAACACACCACGATAAGCGAGGTATATACCGATACTGCCATGCGACGGGCACCAGCAGGTGAAGATTTTGCCGCATTACGTTTTACATACATCCACGTACCACTCAAAGACAAAAAACTCATGACAAGACCAAAGATCACCCAGAGCATTTTTGTGATCCAACCGCCAAAATTACCAAAGTGTATGGGATCTGCCATATTCGACCAATACCAATATGCTGGTAAGTCTGAGGCTTTTTGAGCGTAAGCTACATCACTCGTTGTGGGGTCCACATATATTTTATTACTGCGGTCTCTGACTAATACACTATCAGTTTGGCCAGTAATATAGGTATAACCACCACGATTAGGGGTAATGTTGCGAACGTCTAAATCAGGCATTGCACGTAGAGCTGATGAAACTAATGTTTCAAGCGGCAACTCAACTCCCTTTTGTGGAGGTGGCAGACGAATAGACGCCGTCTTAATGCTATCAGTATAAGAAAACGTCCCGTCTAGCATATCCAAACGTGATTGCTCAAATAGATACCACAGTCCTGTTAGCCCCATGATGACAACAAACCAGAGTGCCCAAAGTCCAGATAATCGATGGATACTACTCCATAGGGCCCGGGGTTCTTTGCCTTTTGGTTTTTCCCAAAAGCGTCGCCACCAGCGTTTATAAAACATTAGTCCGGATATAAGCGATGCCAGTAGTGTGACCGAAAATAGACAGACAACATATTTTCCGATCCCATAGAATCCAAACAACGACATGTGAAAATCACGGAAAAAACGTGACACAGTTAGGAAGGATAATGTATCGATAATCTCTGCCGTAGCGGGATCAACCAAGACATGTTGTATGGCTTTTTGCTCAGTAATTATAGTCACAGTTAATGGGTGATATTCACTGGCTAATTTATCGATACTCAGGATCTTGGCCTGTGGCATTGCCACTTGAGTGACTTTATAAGCGGCTAACATATCGTCGCTTGTGGCCTGATGCTTAGCGACTCGCATGGCTGGATTTAATAACCAATCAAGCTCCATTGAAACCGTCGCAAACGTGCCGCTCCAACAAATCACAAACAGCAGCATTCCTGTGGTCACTCCCACAAAACTGTGCCAATCTAACCAACGCTTTTTGGTAGGAAGTCGGATCTTTTTGGCTAGTGAAGATAGAGACATTTTTGCTGGTTAGAATGTTGCTGAGACAGAAGCATAAAGACTTCTTGGTGCGCCGATACTCACCCGCAAATCTCCTCCGCTAGCCGAATAGTAGGTTTTATCCAATATATTTTTAGCCGAAAGTTGCAAACGAACGTTACCGCCATCTTCGCTTAACGGCGAAAGGGTATACCATATTGATGCGTCAACAGTGGTATAACTGCCAAGCTCCCAACTATTGGCATCATCACCATAGCGATTGCCCATATAAAATACACCAATACCGCTACCTAACCCTTGCCACTTACCTTGATGAAACTCATAACTTGTCCATACGCTGCCATTATGTTTGGCCACATTTTTAGGAGTATTACCCACATTAGCTTCACTGAGAATTTCTGCATCGGTATAAGCGTAACCAGCCATGACGGTCCAACCGGGTATGGGCTGCCCATTAACCTGTAATTCAAGTCCTTTGGACTGCTGTCCTTTAATTAATTCATAACTATCGTTGACTGATGAGAGCACATTTTCTTTTTCAATTTTGTAAACCGATACGCTAGAGTTTAACTTGCCGTCGAAAAACTGACCCTTGGTACCCAATTCATACTGTTTAGAATTCTCTGGATCAAACAACTCTGTTTCTGAACTACTGCCGCTGTTATCAAGTTTAAATACCGTATTAGGGGTGAATGCTTCTGAGTAACTGGCAAATGTGGATATATTGTCGGCAATGCGATAATTTACCGCAACTTGTGGCGAAAATGCATGGACTTCATTTGCGGGTCCATCTCTATCCACATCTGAGTAATCTAAACGGCCACCGACCAGTAAGCTCACAGCTGAGCTTAATTCCATATAGTCATTAACAAAAAAACCATGATCTTCTGTGGCCGCATGAATTTTACTTGCTCCCTCGGTAGACAATGTCTCGGGCAAAAAGTCATAAACAGGATTTTCAACATTAAACAAGGGGCCTCCGCCGCCCAAGGATACTGGTACACCATTGGTTATCGGCGTGGCAATAAAATATCGGCTGCTATCATAACGACGACGATCAGCACCGATGGCAATACGATGATTAATACTACCTGTGTTTATTTCACCACTTAGTAAGGTATTGAGATAAGATACGAGGGTTTTAAAATCTCGGCTGCCATCAGTGCGGCGAACCATAAAGACTTGGTCGTCATCCTTATCATATATCGCTTTTGGCGTTGGTGTAGCAGTAAAATACCCATCTACTATTGGTGCATCGGCAGCTAAAATAACCACCGCCCCCGGTCTTGCTTGTAGATCATCAGAAGTCGAATTTTCCCACGCGGCACCCACTTTCAAGCGCCATCCGTTATCAAACATATGCTCTATATTGGCCGTACTAAACTCAAATTGTGTATCAATTTCTTCAAACTCTTCACCGAAACGCCGGGAAATAGGAATATCCTTGAGATTATTGATTATTTCTCTGCCATTAGCCGTAGGGACGGTAATCGTGCCACGGTCGAAGGAGCGAAATTCATCGCGATACTCATACGATAAGTTAACACGGGTGCTGGGGGCGATATCGACTCTTCCGCTCAACGCTATTGCATCACGTTTAATATCAAAAAAATCTCGAAATGAGCCTGCATCTTGATGTGAAAAGTTAGCTCTCAATGACGCGTTATCTGCGACCGGTGTTGAGATATCGCCTTGTACTAAATAGTTATCCCATGAACCTGCTCGCAGCTCTCCGGAAAAGTGACGAGCATCTAATGGTTTTTTGGTGATGACATCAACTAAACCGCCTGGCTCTACTTGTCCATAGGTAATAGAAGCGGGGCCTTTTATCACTCTTATACTGTCTAAATTCGAGGTATTAACGCGAAAGTTTGATTCCACCCGTAAACCATCTCGGTAAATGGTATTACGCCTAAAACCCCGAATAAGATAATCGTTGTTACTGCCACCAAAACCATCGGATAAACTCACCCCAGGCACATTACGTAAGGCTTCTTCTAGTTCTGTTACCTTTTGATCTAACAATAGCTGTTCAGGGATCACATCAACAATGCGCGGTAATTCTAAAAATTCTAGCGGAAGCCCCATCAGTGCATCGCCACTGTTCGTTTGATAGCGATGTGGGCTTGTTCCGACTACTGCAATGCGCTCAACTTCAGCCTTTGATTCATTTGATATTGATTGCGATATTGCTAGGTGAGAAAAACTCAAAATAGGCATTGCAAGCAATAATTGAGGAAATTTCAATTTAAATGGGACTACAGGGCAAAACAGCATTTACAACTCCAGAGATAATTAGCCAGTAAGAGTTAGGTATAAGCAATATGAAGGGCGTGTAATGAAGAACAGCACTGCGAGAGCTAAATACAGATGTAAGATTTATTGATATAGATAATAACCTATGGTTTTACGCAAATGCAAATAGAAATGATTATCAATTGCAAAATAAATTCATAGCTTCACGTAGTTTTTGATCTCAGATGTAATTGTCCACTTCCCCTAAACTGAGAAGCTTATTGAAAAGCTGGAGCAGCAACAAGAACTGGCCACTTGCATGATAGAAAAGCGACCGTTTGAAGCCTACCGCGAGAAGTTAGTGAAAGACCCCGAAACTGGCGAACGCAAAAAGCAACGCCGCCAGATTAATGTTCGGCCATGGTATTACGATAGTGATGGTCACTATTACCAGGAGGTTAAGGTCAACAACAAACCCATCGAATTACAGCAAGGTAAACCCGCTATCGATGTAGGCGATAAAGCCAAACTGCCCGAAGTTATAGAGACCATCATCAAAGCCACCGAAAAAGGGGAGCTGGATGCGTTTCTGCTATCAAAAGATGCGGGGAAACCATCGGCCAAACCTAACTTAACACCAGCGAAAAAGCCGTAAATCTAAAGCGACTCTCTTTCACTAAACCACGTATTCCTGCTACGCCATATAAAGCATCGTTTAACCCGTTTCTACTGCGGTTAAATTAGCATTTACGCGCAGGCGTAGCAGGCTTCATCCCCATTCAAAAAGGCCGTATGCATGCATATTGAATATCAAGATTTAGCGTTACCCGTATCAAAACGATTTGTTGATGCCATAACCAAACTCACCGAACACCAACAGGCAGACGATAGCATTACCTTCAACTTTCGCGACCCGAACTACTCAGCAGAAAACGGTGGTTTTCATGCGGTAGAAATACAGTTGGAGAAACACGGTGTTTCATGGCACTTCTGCTATATCACCGATTTTACATATGTTGGTATTGGTCTTTTTGCGGAACTTGCCAAAGACCTCGACTTTGATTTTCAGGCCGGTGTATTTCAAAACCTGCATGGCCTGTTTCCGATAGAAGTTGCTCTGGATATATACCAGATATGGGAAGGAAACTTTCTGCACTACTGGCAAGTGTTAAACGTATATACCATACAAATCGCCAGCGACTAAACCTGCCAAATTAAAAACTGTAAAGCGTATTTAAGAATTCACGCTACTACTTACAGGAGATTAAAATGGCCAGAGACTTCAGTACTATTAATTCAGCAGGCAATTCCAGACGAGCGGCCTATGTCGTATTTGAAGGCCGCAAGCCAGGAATATATGCAACTTGGGAGGAAACTAAAGAGCAGGTACATCGATTTTCGGGGCAAAGCTATAAAGGTTTTGACAGCTAGAAGAGGCGCGCGAAGCGTTTGATAACTATCGAAACGGCAAAGGCGTTTGCCCACATACGAGAACCACTTCAAAGGATAATCAACCTAAATGCAGAACGGTAAAAAGGCGGCAAGCTTCGAAAATGGAAGACCTTCCGCCTTGGAATTTTGATTTTGATTAAGCCGTCGCAAGAGACTGTAACTAATTTTGTGTAACTGCCTATCACAACATACTCTATTAAGAGTTAAGGATAGGCAGATGAACATGAATAAGAAAGAGCTTGAAGCTTTCGCTAAAGAAGCAGCCAAAGGGATTAAAACACCTGAGGACTTGAACGAGTTTAGCCAGATGTTGAAGAAAATCACTGTTGAAGCGGCATTGAACGCTGAAATGGAAGAACATCTTGGCTATGAGAAACACCAACAGTCCGCGTCGACCAATACCCGCAACGGCAAGAGCAGTAAACGGGTCAAAACCGAAGACGGCGAGTTTAAACTCGATACGCCTCGCGACCGTGAAGGCTCCTTTGAACCGAAACTGGTCAAAAAGCACCAAACCCGTTTCACCTCCATGGACGATAAAATCCTCTGGCTGTATTCACAGGGCATGAGCACCCGTGACATCGTCAATGCCTTTGAGGAGTGGTATGGCGCTGAGATATCGCCCACGCTCGTTTCTCGTGTCACTAATGCCGTTATTGAGCAGGTGATTGAATGACAATCTCGCCCTTTAGATGCTGTCTACCCAATTATTTACCTGGACTGCATCGTAGTGAAGATTCGCCAGGATAAACGGGTCATCAATAAGTCCATCTTCCTGGCTCTGGGTATCAACACCGAAGGTCACAAAGAACTGATGGGTATGTGGATTGCTGAGACTGAAGGCGCTAAGTTCTGGTTGAGCGTGCTGACTGAGCTTCAGCAGCGTGGCGTCGAAGACATTCTCATTGCTTGTGTGGATGGCCTGAAGGGCTTTTCCGATGCTATCAACACCGTTTTCCCTCAGACACACATTCAGCTGTGTATCGTGCACATGGTAAGCAATTCATTGAAGTTCGTATCGTGGAAGGACTACAAGGCTGTCACGACGGATTTAAAGCGGGTTTACCGCTCAGCGACTGAAGATGAAGCCTTGCTTGAACTGGAACGCTTCAGTGAAATCTGGGATGGCCAGTACCCACAAATCTCAAAATCATGGCGTAACCACTGACACAATCTCAATACTGACCACGTCATATGTTGTTCAGTTACCCTGAGGATATCCGTAAAGCAATTAACACCACCAACGCCATTGAGTCGCTCAACAGTGTTATTAGAAAGGCTATCAAAAAGCGGAAAATCTTCCCCAGCGATGATGCAGCAAGAAAAATGGTTTACTTGGCGATTCAAGATGCCAGCAAAAAATGGACAATGCCCATTCAAAACTGGCGTCAGGCTATGAGTCGTTTTATTATCGAGTTCGAGGAACGCCTCGAAGGACACATTAACTAAATGGCAGTTACACAGAATCTGTTACAGGCTCCGTCGCAATTTTGGGGCGATATAAAATAATCTGCGTCCCTTTGCCTTTCCGCTTCATCGTTTTAAATATGAAGATAAATTCGAAATAATATCGGTAACATTCGCAGCTCCATAGGCTCTGCAGTCAAAGTCAGGTTTGGCAAACTTAAGAACGCTATTCGCTGGACACTTTCACGTAACCGTTCACCAGGGCCCTATTGACATCTAAAATATTTATTTTCAATGATCTTTGGGATCCTGTTGATTGATCCCGCCAGTCTGTCAGAGTGGACTCATGCCACCTAAAAAGCAGCCAACAAAGCCACCCGTCGCCACTAATCTCGATGATGCCAATGAGCTCATTGGTGCATTGTGGGACAGGCTCAACGACCTCGAAGACCGACTGAATCAGAACAGTCGCAATTCATCGCGCCCGCCATCTTCAAATGGACCGGGTGTGTCATCGTCTTCTCCGGCTAAAAAACCGACGGGTCGCAAGCGCGGTGCGCAATCCGGTCATAAAGGGAGTAAGCGGATGCTGGCCGATAGCGTTGATGAAACCTTGGTCTACTATCCCGATGATACCTGTGCCTGTGGCGTTGCCATTGCAATCAGTACTTCACCATATCGCCGTCATCAGGTGTTCGATATTCCCAGCCAGGCATTCTCTGTGGTTGAGCATCAGTTGCATCAGGGCCAGTGTTGTCAGTGCAGTAAAACGGTAAAAGCCACACTACCCGACAACGTGAATCAAGGGCAGATGGGCAATAACCTGCTAGCGTATGTGGCGATGCAGTCTGGTCAGTTTCACCAGAGTATCAGTAAAATCCAGCAACAACTGGAACAGAACTTCGGTTTATCGTTCAGTCGCGGTGCTATCTCTGAAGCACAAGGTCGCGTCAGTGCGGTGCTGACGCCTGCCTATCAGGATATCAAAGAGACTATGCATAATGAGGCGGTGGTTCATTGTGATGAAACCCGTCATCAGCGCGGCAACGAAAACCGCTGGATATGGCAGGTTTGCACACCGGAGTTATCGTGCTTCATGACACACTTCTCACGCGGCGCATCGGCAGCGAAGAAATTACTGGGCGATAATCCAGAAAACATTGTTGTTACTGACCAGTATGCCGGTTACCACTGCATTGACACTGACCACCGTCAATTATGTTGGGCGCATATCTTCCGAAACATGAATGCGTTGGCGGAAAGCTGGGGCACGAATAAAATCTACGGTATGAAATTGGTCAGGCACATTCGCATACTGTTCCGCCTGCAACACCGGTTTGAAAAACACACCCTGAGTGAAAAGGCATACAGGGAGCGGATGAAAAAAACTACGCATCGCCTGGCGACAGCAACTTGAACTGGCATCAAGACGCTGTGTTACCCCACGCTATCAGAACCGGTGTAAGCTACTGCTTAAACACGATGACATGTGTTGGGTGTTTCTCAAACATAATGGTGTACCACTAACCAATAATGAAGCAGAACGCTCATTACGTAGCTATGTACTGTGGCGCAAAGGCAGTTATGGTGTGTGGTCACATCGGGGCGAACTGTTCAGGCAGCGCATCCTGACCATTCTGCCGGAAACAAAAGCTGAATCCTCTGAAATGGATCCGAGCCATTCTCGGAGCGACGCTGCACAAAACTACCTATCCACTGCTCAACGACTTTAAAGCTGCCTGTCAATAGGGCGCTGGTGAACGGTTACAGCAAATGGTACCAGAGGCCGGACTTGACTGCGCCGGTCACCGGACGGGACGCCCGCGAAGGCAACGGATTTTGAAAAGTTCGTTCTTAATAAATTCTTTTTAATTCAGCGGATTGATTGGTTTTTGAGAGACTTTGCAAATTCTTTGCACGGTTCAATTTCTACTTTTGATATATGCCAATATTTCGTGAGATACCGCTTCCTTTTGAGCTCCCCGCAACATTTCATGTTCGGACGCAAAAAAATAAACTAGCTTTTTATCACTTGATGATGAATTAATATTGTCTAATATATACTCACCACTGACATTGGGTACTACTCTGTCAGCTTTGCTTTGTATCACGAGTATCGGTGAACTTACTTGATTGAGCACTTTGTAAGTTTCTTTTATCAAACTAAAAAAAGTAACTATAGACTCCACGGGAACCCATTTATAATTTTTATTTGAGTCCAAAATATTCTGCTTAAGAGTCCATGTTTTATAGAAAAGAGAGAGTGGTGTTGTAATGAAATGTAGTTTGTTCCTTGGAGCTAAAGGATTTTTTAAAATCAAGGCCGGTGCAACTAAAACCAGACTATCGATGGTTGATTTATTGTCGACTTGAAGGTTTATTGCAATTAGGGCTCCCATACTGTGGCCGACAATTATAGCTTTGTCACATCTATCGAGTAATTTTTTAAGAGACTTTGAGCAGTGCTCAATCCAGTCTTTCCAAGATTTACCTATTAGAGCAGATGGGCATTCCTCAGAATGGCCTGGCAATACAGGCATTTCATAAGGAAGCCTTTCATTATCAAAATAGTGTGCTAGAGTTTCAACACAGCTAATGTGAGCAGTAAAACCATGTATAACTAAAACACCTAGTCTACTTTTCACAATAGCTCCTCTATAAATTGCTCAGCTTTTATTATACATCTGTTTTCTGAGGTAACAAGAAATGGACAAGGATACTAACCAAGCTTCTAAAAGGTCCTATGCTGAGGAACCAGCTCAAGACGAAATCGAACATGACTCTAATGATTGGATTGATAATCGGGCATGGTACAATCAGTTAAATCCAGTTTGGCAATACAAGAGATTGAAACTCTTCTTCAAAAATCTTCAAGATATGTCCTAGGCGATGTAAAAATATTTCTTTCTACTATCCTCAGAAACTAGCCTCAGGGTGAAAGTATTTCATTTGGCTTACCATTGTATTCGGAATTCCAGTTTCTAATGACGGCCCTGTTTTCACTTCCATTTCTGACTCCAAAAAGTAATCGAGAAATTGTAGTGTTTCGTTGACACTGTTTTCGAGTAATTGCTCTACACTGTCTCTACATATATCGCCCGTTACTGGGTTTTGATATGCAAGCTGTGTTTTAAAGTCCAAAGGAAAGTTAAAACTATCCTTGAAATAACTCAGACTGAGTACATCTTCAACGGACTTTGGTAATATTGGGCATAGAAAGGATAAAGCTTTGCTTGCAAGTTTAGACGTGTAGATTTTTCTAGCTAAAGCATAATTTTTATAGCAAGAGTTTATATCAGAAAACTTCAAATCCAAGTTATAGCCATGTAGTTTAATGGTGTCTTTCATCGTAGACTCCAATTCTGATAAGCCCTTCTCTACCATTATATTTAAATCATACGTTGATTTTAAATGCGCTGAAGATTCAACATGCAAATCTAATTTTGACTCAAGTTCACGATGTTTTAATACCGCACCTAATTTTGTCTGTTTATTCTCAGAGTAATAATCTCCAGTAAAAAAATAAATCATCGGGTGAAAATTTTTATCTGTAAAGATATGAGAAGCGAATCCTATGCAGAAAGCTAAGCCTGCAGAGGAAACGGTTTGACAACTATAGTTATTTGGATCGAGAAAAGCCCTGACTAAGTTGAAGCTATCTTCTTTTTCTGAGGAATGAAGCGCATCTGGAATTTTTGTGAAATTGCTATTCTCTCCTGAGTAATAATAAAGAGCATCATGGAATACTGCACCAAGTAAATAAGTGTTGTATTGCTTCTCCAGTTGTTCTTTCAATTTAGGTTTATCAATTAATGATTTGTACACCTTCTCAGCAACCTTCCAATGGACAACTTCTTTTGGCATTTATTTGATCTCCTCAGGTGATATAGTATCAGTGAATACCCCGTCGAACCCAATTTTAGCTGCAAAGCTTTTTTCTTTAAGCGTGTTTACTGTCCAAGCGTATGCAGGTATATCTAACGATTTAGTAACTTTCGTAAGAGATTCTGACGCGGAGTCAAAACCGAAACCAACTTCATCGACTGAAGCTGCTTTTAATACGTCAGATAAATTTACAGGGTTTCCTTCTAGGAGTGCCATGGTTGGGATGTGATGTTTAATCTCTTTAACAAGTTTTAAATCATGATGGTTGAAGGATGAGATTATTAAATTCTTATTTTTGTATAAACTAGAACCTTCTATAGCGTTTAGTAATAACTCCATCTTTCCGAAGGAAATTAACTCTAAGTATAGTTGATATTTTCCTCCATCGAGAAAGGTCAACAAATCATCTAGTGTAGGTACTTTTTCACCATTTTTTAGTCTTACATTATTTTGAATTTGCTTGTATGTAAGCTCATAAAGATAACCACTACTATTTGTAGTTCTATTCAAAAGTTTATCATGCAATAGAAATGCAACACCATCCTTACTAAATTGAATGTCGGTCTCGAATGCGTGCACGTTGCAGTGATCTATCGTTCCTTTGAGTGCCTCCATGCTGTTTTCTAAGCCGTATCCACAACCGAGTCTATGAGCTATTTCTTTAAACATTAACCGCTTCCATATTTGAAGAATCAGTATTAAATGTCATTTTAGGAACAAGCTTTTCTCCATACTTTGTCCAATGAGTGAACCAAGTGTTATAAGTCTTAAAAAGACTCTGTTTGAATGCCGAGTTAATGTCTCTTTTAATGTACATATAAGGAGTAGCTCCCCCAACGAGTCCGCCGGCTTCAAAATGTGTAAAACCGATGAATAGATGTTCATCGTCTATTACAAATCCGTGAATAATGGGAGGACTGTCATAAGCATATAATTCGATCGAAAAGTTAGAGTCGGTTGAATTATCGATATCGGTTAGAATTTTGACAGCATCTTGAACAACAGACTGACTCAAGTTCGAGTTGCCACAACAGACCTTTGCTATTTTCTCATCATCTGGATGTATAACTAACCCTCTGTAATATATATCTCTGTGTGAAAGTTTGCTTGCAAAAGTATACCGAAACATTGGTCCTATCGTTTCTAGATCCAAGCCATAGTTGTCAATTCTGAGAGCTTTGTTTTGACAACTTTCTTCGTTAATTATTTCGAT
This genomic interval from Alteromonas gilva contains the following:
- a CDS encoding glycerophosphodiester phosphodiesterase — translated: MFKEIAHRLGCGYGLENSMEALKGTIDHCNVHAFETDIQFSKDGVAFLLHDKLLNRTTNSSGYLYELTYKQIQNNVRLKNGEKVPTLDDLLTFLDGGKYQLYLELISFGKMELLLNAIEGSSLYKNKNLIISSFNHHDLKLVKEIKHHIPTMALLEGNPVNLSDVLKAASVDEVGFGFDSASESLTKVTKSLDIPAYAWTVNTLKEKSFAAKIGFDGVFTDTISPEEIK
- a CDS encoding DUF2787 family protein gives rise to the protein MHIEYQDLALPVSKRFVDAITKLTEHQQADDSITFNFRDPNYSAENGGFHAVEIQLEKHGVSWHFCYITDFTYVGIGLFAELAKDLDFDFQAGVFQNLHGLFPIEVALDIYQIWEGNFLHYWQVLNVYTIQIASD
- a CDS encoding zinc dependent phospholipase C family protein; this encodes MPKEVVHWKVAEKVYKSLIDKPKLKEQLEKQYNTYLLGAVFHDALYYYSGENSNFTKIPDALHSSEKEDSFNLVRAFLDPNNYSCQTVSSAGLAFCIGFASHIFTDKNFHPMIYFFTGDYYSENKQTKLGAVLKHRELESKLDLHVESSAHLKSTYDLNIMVEKGLSELESTMKDTIKLHGYNLDLKFSDINSCYKNYALARKIYTSKLASKALSFLCPILPKSVEDVLSLSYFKDSFNFPLDFKTQLAYQNPVTGDICRDSVEQLLENSVNETLQFLDYFLESEMEVKTGPSLETGIPNTMVSQMKYFHPEASF
- a CDS encoding PepSY-associated TM helix domain-containing protein, which produces MSLSSLAKKIRLPTKKRWLDWHSFVGVTTGMLLFVICWSGTFATVSMELDWLLNPAMRVAKHQATSDDMLAAYKVTQVAMPQAKILSIDKLASEYHPLTVTIITEQKAIQHVLVDPATAEIIDTLSFLTVSRFFRDFHMSLFGFYGIGKYVVCLFSVTLLASLISGLMFYKRWWRRFWEKPKGKEPRALWSSIHRLSGLWALWFVVIMGLTGLWYLFEQSRLDMLDGTFSYTDSIKTASIRLPPPQKGVELPLETLVSSALRAMPDLDVRNITPNRGGYTYITGQTDSVLVRDRSNKIYVDPTTSDVAYAQKASDLPAYWYWSNMADPIHFGNFGGWITKMLWVIFGLVMSFLSLSGTWMYVKRNAAKSSPAGARRMAVSVYTSLIVVCLTLIMAVIRIQMLGPEIEGVRHFPNIYMSVQIFLASWTLVTVAICFSWGLWLIKSSRRVKH
- a CDS encoding alpha/beta hydrolase, whose translation is MKSRLGVLVIHGFTAHISCVETLAHYFDNERLPYEMPVLPGHSEECPSALIGKSWKDWIEHCSKSLKKLLDRCDKAIIVGHSMGALIAINLQVDNKSTIDSLVLVAPALILKNPLAPRNKLHFITTPLSLFYKTWTLKQNILDSNKNYKWVPVESIVTFFSLIKETYKVLNQVSSPILVIQSKADRVVPNVSGEYILDNINSSSSDKKLVYFFASEHEMLRGAQKEAVSHEILAYIKSRN
- a CDS encoding TonB-dependent siderophore receptor yields the protein MLFCPVVPFKLKFPQLLLAMPILSFSHLAISQSISNESKAEVERIAVVGTSPHRYQTNSGDALMGLPLEFLELPRIVDVIPEQLLLDQKVTELEEALRNVPGVSLSDGFGGSNNDYLIRGFRRNTIYRDGLRVESNFRVNTSNLDSIRVIKGPASITYGQVEPGGLVDVITKKPLDARHFSGELRAGSWDNYLVQGDISTPVADNASLRANFSHQDAGSFRDFFDIKRDAIALSGRVDIAPSTRVNLSYEYRDEFRSFDRGTITVPTANGREIINNLKDIPISRRFGEEFEEIDTQFEFSTANIEHMFDNGWRLKVGAAWENSTSDDLQARPGAVVILAADAPIVDGYFTATPTPKAIYDKDDDQVFMVRRTDGSRDFKTLVSYLNTLLSGEINTGSINHRIAIGADRRRYDSSRYFIATPITNGVPVSLGGGGPLFNVENPVYDFLPETLSTEGASKIHAATEDHGFFVNDYMELSSAVSLLVGGRLDYSDVDRDGPANEVHAFSPQVAVNYRIADNISTFASYSEAFTPNTVFKLDNSGSSSETELFDPENSKQYELGTKGQFFDGKLNSSVSVYKIEKENVLSSVNDSYELIKGQQSKGLELQVNGQPIPGWTVMAGYAYTDAEILSEANVGNTPKNVAKHNGSVWTSYEFHQGKWQGLGSGIGVFYMGNRYGDDANSWELGSYTTVDASIWYTLSPLSEDGGNVRLQLSAKNILDKTYYSASGGDLRVSIGAPRSLYASVSATF
- a CDS encoding RNase H1/viroplasmin domain-containing protein, which encodes MARDFSTINSAGNSRRAAYVVFEGRKPGIYATWEETKEQVHRFSGQSYKGFDS